A genomic window from Antedon mediterranea chromosome 4, ecAntMedi1.1, whole genome shotgun sequence includes:
- the LOC140046265 gene encoding uncharacterized protein isoform X2: MTENDTIAMQLDLFRVANKCVDIRVKGVATTNGGAQWTVTFDPIGDGERKIAPYWIVETDYDNYALIYGCNADSHGACSHRENIVYVMSRQPTLSKAHMEQIDQLLPSLCIKKDDIILTNQEECRGLNMIGAEKGLTVPGFSHVPKALPSLHLTPRKCNPEREAYGCCTFIDAPAVGPNEQGCPNFQEIKSAVNTVNQKRGKCWKDRQTATVDGAISYLTCNYDGSYTEVQCDKSMGACWCVDKKNGQRKLGSVSTANMEKPDCRLSNCQRHRKRIDGYQSRRNMKKKSFYRPVCEKNGKYSAIQCFNSWRYCWCVDEHTGKKVQGSLAQGMLPVCDNRRESLNNRLESGKPGLV, from the exons ATGACGGAGAATGACACTATTGCGATGCAACTAGACCTTTTCAGAGT AGCCAACAAATGCGTAGACATACGTGTAAAGGGAGTTGCAACGACCAATGGTGGTGCGCAGTGGACCGTGACGTTTGATCCTATTGGGGACGGTGAACGTAAAATTG CCCCTTATTGGATAGTCGAAACAGACTATGACAACTACGCACTGATTTACGGTTGCAATGCAGATAGCCACGGAGCATGCTCACATCGTGAAAACATCGTTTACGTAATGAGTCGCCAGCCTACATTGTCCAAGGCCCACATGGAACAAATTGACCAACTTCTACCTTCTCTTTGTATAAAGAAAGACGATATTATCTTAACAAATCAAG aggAATGTCGTGGATTAAACATGA TTGGAGCGGAGAAGGGTTTGACTGTACCGGGTTTTAGCCACGTTCCCAAGGCCCTTCCTAGCCTTCACTTAACCCCTAGGAAATGTAATCCAGAGAGGGAAGCATACGGCTGTTGCACGTTCATCGATGCACCTGCTGTGGGGCCTAACGAACAAGGGTGTCCAA ATTTTCAAGAAATCAAATCAGCCGTGAACACAGTCAATCAAAAACGAGGAAAATGTTGGAAAGATAGGCAGACGGCAACCGTAGATGGCGCAATATCATACCTAACCTGTAACTATGATGGCAGTTATACCGAG GTACAATGTGATAAATCGATGGGAGCATGTTGGTGCGTTGACAAGAAGAATGGTCAGAGAAAACTCGGTAGTGTAAGTACAGCTAACATGGAAAAGCCAGACTGCA GGTTGTCTAACTGCCAGCGACATCGAAAAAGGATCGACGGCTATCAATCAAGACGAAATATGAAAAAGAAATCTTTCTATCGACCAGTATGCGAGAAAAACGGAAAATATTCGGCCATCCAATGTTTTAACAGCTGGAGATACTGTTGGTGCGTTGACGAACACACGGGCAAGAAGGTCCAAGGGTCATTAGCCCAGGGAATGTTGCCGGTTTGCGATAATAGGCGTG AATCATTGAATAACAGATTGGAAAGCGGAAAGCCAGGATTGGTCTAG
- the LOC140046265 gene encoding equistatin-like isoform X1, producing the protein MTENDTIAMQLDLFRVANKCVDIRVKGVATTNGGAQWTVTFDPIGDGERKIAPYWIVETDYDNYALIYGCNADSHGACSHRENIVYVMSRQPTLSKAHMEQIDQLLPSLCIKKDDIILTNQEECRGLNMRRNTKLQKTLLRFSTLTLCSHFTVGAEKGLTVPGFSHVPKALPSLHLTPRKCNPEREAYGCCTFIDAPAVGPNEQGCPNFQEIKSAVNTVNQKRGKCWKDRQTATVDGAISYLTCNYDGSYTEVQCDKSMGACWCVDKKNGQRKLGSVSTANMEKPDCRLSNCQRHRKRIDGYQSRRNMKKKSFYRPVCEKNGKYSAIQCFNSWRYCWCVDEHTGKKVQGSLAQGMLPVCDNRRESLNNRLESGKPGLV; encoded by the exons ATGACGGAGAATGACACTATTGCGATGCAACTAGACCTTTTCAGAGT AGCCAACAAATGCGTAGACATACGTGTAAAGGGAGTTGCAACGACCAATGGTGGTGCGCAGTGGACCGTGACGTTTGATCCTATTGGGGACGGTGAACGTAAAATTG CCCCTTATTGGATAGTCGAAACAGACTATGACAACTACGCACTGATTTACGGTTGCAATGCAGATAGCCACGGAGCATGCTCACATCGTGAAAACATCGTTTACGTAATGAGTCGCCAGCCTACATTGTCCAAGGCCCACATGGAACAAATTGACCAACTTCTACCTTCTCTTTGTATAAAGAAAGACGATATTATCTTAACAAATCAAG aggAATGTCGTGGATTAAACATGA GGCGTAACACCAAACTTCAAAAGACGTTATTACGATTCAGTACACTTACACTATGCAGTCATTTTACAG TTGGAGCGGAGAAGGGTTTGACTGTACCGGGTTTTAGCCACGTTCCCAAGGCCCTTCCTAGCCTTCACTTAACCCCTAGGAAATGTAATCCAGAGAGGGAAGCATACGGCTGTTGCACGTTCATCGATGCACCTGCTGTGGGGCCTAACGAACAAGGGTGTCCAA ATTTTCAAGAAATCAAATCAGCCGTGAACACAGTCAATCAAAAACGAGGAAAATGTTGGAAAGATAGGCAGACGGCAACCGTAGATGGCGCAATATCATACCTAACCTGTAACTATGATGGCAGTTATACCGAG GTACAATGTGATAAATCGATGGGAGCATGTTGGTGCGTTGACAAGAAGAATGGTCAGAGAAAACTCGGTAGTGTAAGTACAGCTAACATGGAAAAGCCAGACTGCA GGTTGTCTAACTGCCAGCGACATCGAAAAAGGATCGACGGCTATCAATCAAGACGAAATATGAAAAAGAAATCTTTCTATCGACCAGTATGCGAGAAAAACGGAAAATATTCGGCCATCCAATGTTTTAACAGCTGGAGATACTGTTGGTGCGTTGACGAACACACGGGCAAGAAGGTCCAAGGGTCATTAGCCCAGGGAATGTTGCCGGTTTGCGATAATAGGCGTG AATCATTGAATAACAGATTGGAAAGCGGAAAGCCAGGATTGGTCTAG
- the LOC140047759 gene encoding retinol-binding protein 4-like, protein MMWWRSVSVVLLIIVDQSNSQTANTDFATTQQTETDMSGFTTISPAHFEPATAPRSCRVADFKVQQNFNIQQYKGIWYDIANVRREGLPQKQVSNYTWDRNDGLYMQSDGLNINGECFKQKMIAQGILTDPSRREGKFRVNIGVAGLDQVEATSDDYWVIETDYKSYAIVYSCQLYLADGTCSYNHTSVWMLSRTLTVQPAVYTRMVKLLENLCISEDRIIRTLQNCNETISVNVDVSEPEECIVTNVSLQTDIDFRKVIEIYSYVKLTNSKQAIRS, encoded by the exons ATGATGTGGTGGAGAAGTGTAAGTGTAGTTTTATTGATTATTGTCGATCAGAGCAACTCACAGACAGCCAACACAGATTTTGCAACAACGCAGCAGACAGAGACAGACATGAGTGGCTTCACAACCATATCGCCTGCACACTTTGAACCGGCAACCGCACCACGCAGTTGCAGAGTGGCTGACTTCAAAGTTCAGCAAAACTTCAACATTCAACAG TATAAAGGAATATGGTATGATATAGCAAATGTACGAAGAGAGGGGTTACCCCAAAAACAAGTGTCGAATTACACGTGGGATAGGAATGATGGACTGTATATGCAAAGTGATGGACTTAATAT TAATGgggaatgttttaaacaaaaGATGATAGCACAAGGAATACTTACTGATCCCAGTAGAAGAGAAGGAAAGTTCCGCGTAAACATTGGAGTTGCCGGCCTGGATCAAGTCGAAGCAACGTCAG atgatTATTGGGTGATTGAGACTGATTACAAATCATACGCAATAGTCTACAGTTGCCAGCTTTATCTAGCTGACGGAACGTGTTCATACAACCACACCTCTGTCTGGATGTTGTCCCGAACCTTAACAGTACAACCAGCTGTGTACACAAGAATGGTGAAACTTTTGGAAAATCTGTGTATTTCAGAAGACAGAATCATTCGAACGCTACAAA ATTGCAATGAGACCATTTCTGTGAACGTGGATGTGTCAGAACCAGAAGAATGCATTGTAACCAATGTTTCTCTACAAACAGATATCGACTTCAGAAAAGTAATTGAAATTTACAGTTATGTAAAATTAACGAATTCGAAACAAGCAATCAGGAGTTGA